A genomic segment from Spongiibacter sp. IMCC21906 encodes:
- the glnL gene encoding nitrogen regulation protein NR(II) encodes MPPNNIHHHILDNLKTAILLVEPNLTVSYINPAAESLLAVSDQRIHGEAITRLFHEQEDTLVKLLDAINNCEAYTKRETVLTLRSGAEITVDYAVTPVLEGQRTSLIIELQPLDRLLRISREEGLLSSQQNSQALIRGIAHEVKNPLGGLRGAAQLLARELSEPKLHDYTNIIIEEADRLRNLVDTMLGPHKAPEKQDTNIHEVIERVRQLVEAESDGGIRVIRDYDPSIPDVLGDREQLIQAFLNVMRNAQQALGQDPPEDDEPTIVIRSRSMRQFTIGSHRYRLVSRVDIIDNGPGIPEDLRASIFLPMVSGRAQGSGLGLSIAQSILNHHNGLIECNSEPGRTEFSLFIPLEQAS; translated from the coding sequence ATGCCCCCGAATAACATTCACCACCACATTCTGGACAACCTCAAAACAGCAATTCTGCTGGTTGAGCCTAATCTGACGGTGAGCTATATCAATCCGGCGGCAGAATCATTGCTAGCCGTATCGGATCAACGCATACACGGCGAAGCTATTACGCGCTTATTTCACGAACAAGAAGACACGCTAGTCAAACTCCTGGATGCCATCAACAACTGCGAAGCTTATACCAAGCGCGAAACCGTGCTGACACTTCGCTCTGGCGCAGAAATTACCGTCGACTATGCCGTAACCCCTGTATTAGAAGGCCAGCGCACCTCCTTGATTATTGAGCTACAACCCCTAGACAGACTGCTGCGTATTAGCCGCGAAGAAGGCCTGCTCTCTTCTCAGCAAAACAGCCAAGCTTTGATTCGCGGCATCGCCCACGAAGTCAAAAATCCCCTGGGGGGCCTGCGGGGCGCAGCTCAATTGCTGGCCCGAGAACTCAGCGAACCCAAGCTCCACGACTACACCAACATCATCATTGAAGAAGCTGACCGGTTACGCAACTTAGTCGATACCATGCTTGGCCCCCACAAAGCGCCAGAGAAACAAGACACGAATATTCACGAAGTAATAGAACGCGTGCGTCAACTGGTAGAAGCCGAAAGCGATGGGGGTATTCGGGTCATACGCGACTACGATCCCAGCATTCCCGATGTATTGGGCGACCGAGAACAACTTATTCAGGCTTTTCTCAACGTTATGCGCAATGCCCAGCAAGCGCTGGGACAAGATCCCCCCGAAGACGATGAACCCACTATTGTGATTCGCAGTCGCAGCATGCGCCAGTTCACCATTGGCTCACATCGCTACCGACTCGTCTCCAGAGTAGACATTATCGACAACGGCCCAGGCATTCCTGAAGACCTACGCGCCTCGATCTTCCTGCCTATGGTCAGCGGCCGAGCTCAAGGCTCGGGGTTAGGCTTATCCATCGCCCAATCAATTTTGAATCATCACAACGGATTAATAGAGTGTAATAGCGAACCCGGGCGCACGGAGTTCTCGTTGTTTATACCTTTGGAGCAAGCATCATGA
- a CDS encoding DUF4124 domain-containing protein yields MHLVTILGIFSLLLSASVSAEIYRSVDKHGNPVFSDTKAKNAVAIDIPDTNTSPAVETPPPPKNKRPAVSEDIPNLSIRHPKDGQILANGLIGTQVKVALSKPLPKDFQIKISLDGQVLASGRQTHIDIPQLSRGPHHIKVQLIDEKNRSIGSDSIRIMVYWPNN; encoded by the coding sequence ATGCACTTAGTCACTATCCTCGGGATTTTCAGCCTTCTACTCTCTGCCAGTGTTAGCGCAGAAATCTACCGCTCCGTAGACAAACACGGTAATCCCGTTTTTAGCGACACCAAAGCCAAAAATGCGGTTGCTATCGATATTCCAGACACCAACACAAGCCCGGCAGTCGAGACCCCGCCTCCCCCAAAAAACAAGCGTCCCGCTGTTTCGGAGGACATACCCAACTTAAGCATCCGCCACCCGAAAGACGGACAAATTTTAGCTAATGGCTTAATCGGCACTCAAGTTAAAGTCGCCCTGAGCAAACCACTGCCGAAAGACTTTCAAATTAAAATAAGCCTAGACGGTCAGGTACTTGCCTCAGGACGACAAACTCACATCGACATCCCACAATTAAGCCGCGGCCCCCATCACATAAAAGTCCAGCTGATTGACGAGAAAAACAGGTCGATTGGCAGCGACAGCATTCGAATCATGGTTTACTGGCCCAACAATTAA
- the glnA gene encoding glutamate--ammonia ligase, whose protein sequence is MSEKTLKLIADNDVKWADLRFTDTKGKEQHVTMPVGEIDEGFFEDGKMFDGSSIAGWKGINESDMILMPDDEASVLDPFTEEVTIIIRCGIVEPTTMQGYNRDPRSIAQRAEDYMRSTGIADNVLFGPEPEFFVFDDVKWKIGMEGASYAIASDEAAWKSGDNFEEGNIGHRPGVKGGYFPVPPVDSLHDLRAAMCNAMTDMGLDIEVHHHEVGTAGQCEIGVGPNTGVKKADEVQILKYCVHNVAHAYGKTATFMPKPVVGDNGSGMHVHQSLSKDGQNLFTGDVYGGLSETALFYIGGIIKHARAINAFTNASTNSYKRLVPGFEAPVMLAYSARNRSASIRIPFISNPKARRVEVRFPDASANPYLAFACMLMAGLDGIQNKIHPGDAADKDLYDLPAEEAANIPTVASSLDMALQALDADRAFLTAGGVFDDDMIDAYIDLKSQEIERLNMTTHPVEFDMYYSV, encoded by the coding sequence ATGTCAGAGAAAACTCTGAAGCTAATCGCCGATAATGATGTTAAATGGGCTGACCTGCGCTTCACCGACACCAAGGGTAAAGAACAGCACGTCACCATGCCTGTTGGCGAAATTGACGAAGGCTTCTTTGAAGATGGCAAAATGTTTGACGGCTCGTCTATCGCTGGCTGGAAAGGCATTAACGAATCAGACATGATTTTGATGCCAGACGACGAAGCCTCGGTACTCGACCCCTTCACCGAAGAAGTCACCATTATTATCCGTTGCGGTATCGTTGAGCCCACCACCATGCAGGGCTACAACCGCGACCCTCGCTCCATTGCTCAGCGCGCTGAAGATTACATGCGCTCTACCGGCATTGCCGACAACGTATTGTTTGGACCCGAGCCCGAATTCTTCGTATTTGACGATGTAAAATGGAAAATCGGCATGGAAGGCGCCAGCTACGCTATTGCTTCTGACGAAGCTGCGTGGAAATCAGGCGACAACTTTGAAGAAGGCAACATCGGTCACCGCCCCGGCGTTAAAGGCGGTTACTTCCCCGTTCCGCCAGTAGACAGCCTGCACGATCTGCGTGCCGCCATGTGTAACGCCATGACCGACATGGGACTGGACATTGAAGTACATCACCACGAAGTGGGTACTGCGGGCCAGTGTGAAATCGGTGTTGGCCCCAACACGGGCGTGAAAAAAGCGGACGAAGTACAGATTCTTAAGTACTGCGTACACAACGTTGCACACGCTTACGGCAAAACAGCGACCTTCATGCCCAAGCCTGTCGTTGGCGACAACGGTAGCGGCATGCACGTTCACCAGTCTTTGAGCAAGGACGGTCAGAACCTGTTTACCGGTGACGTTTACGGCGGCCTGTCTGAAACAGCCTTGTTCTACATTGGCGGTATCATCAAGCACGCTCGCGCAATCAACGCATTTACCAACGCGTCTACCAACTCGTACAAACGCCTGGTTCCCGGCTTTGAAGCACCCGTTATGCTGGCCTACTCGGCTCGCAACCGCTCCGCTTCTATTCGGATTCCTTTCATCAGCAACCCTAAAGCTCGCCGCGTAGAAGTTCGCTTCCCAGATGCGTCAGCTAACCCATACCTGGCCTTCGCCTGTATGCTGATGGCCGGCCTGGACGGCATCCAGAACAAGATCCACCCCGGCGATGCTGCCGACAAAGATCTTTACGACCTGCCTGCAGAAGAAGCAGCTAACATTCCAACCGTTGCCTCTAGCCTGGACATGGCTCTGCAAGCACTGGATGCTGACCGCGCCTTCTTGACAGCTGGCGGCGTATTTGACGACGACATGATCGATGCTTACATCGACCTGAAATCTCAAGAAATCGAGCGCCTGAACATGACAACTCACCCGGTTGAGTTTGATATGTACTACAGCGTGTAA
- the thiI gene encoding tRNA uracil 4-sulfurtransferase ThiI: MKFIVKLFPEIIIKSKPVRKRFTQQLKDNLRKLLKPLDPQVQVIREWDRIIVETRVEEVGIVQSMVEVLRNTSGIAHFLEVVEHPLGDLDEIYQHTKAAVGESLKGKTFVVRCKRSGQHDFGSGDVERYVGGGLFQFCETGGVSLSKPDITVRLEIRKDQLYVIRRRHEGLGGFPMGSVDSVMSLLSGGFDSTVSSYMTMKRGLRTHYCFFNLGGREHEMGVQEVALYLWQKFGASHRVKFISVPFEDVVAEILKNVENSQMGVILKRMMLRAASELAAQLEVPALVTGESVAQVSSQTLTNLSVIDSVTDTLVLRPLITMDKLDIIKIAAQIGTEEFAANMPEYCGVISVKPTTKAKPEKIAAQEALFDFTVLEKAVSSARLINIDALVDEEFARTEVEVLPIPLPGAVIIDVRHPDEIERQPLAVAQADVAEIPFYELHRRAASLDRTKIYQLYCDKGVMSRLHAAHLMEQGFENIKVYRPS, from the coding sequence ATGAAGTTCATCGTAAAGCTGTTTCCTGAAATTATTATTAAAAGTAAGCCTGTGCGAAAACGCTTCACTCAGCAGCTTAAAGATAATCTGCGTAAATTGCTGAAGCCGCTGGATCCCCAGGTGCAGGTTATTCGGGAGTGGGATCGCATCATTGTTGAAACCCGGGTGGAGGAGGTCGGAATTGTTCAATCGATGGTTGAAGTATTAAGGAATACCTCCGGCATCGCCCATTTTTTAGAAGTGGTTGAGCATCCGCTGGGAGATTTGGACGAGATTTATCAGCATACCAAGGCGGCAGTAGGTGAGAGTTTAAAAGGGAAAACCTTTGTGGTGCGCTGCAAGCGCAGCGGTCAGCACGACTTTGGCTCTGGGGATGTTGAGCGCTATGTTGGCGGCGGTTTATTTCAGTTTTGTGAGACCGGGGGGGTAAGCCTCAGCAAGCCTGATATCACGGTACGACTGGAGATACGTAAGGACCAGCTCTATGTTATTCGCCGTCGTCATGAAGGGCTGGGCGGCTTTCCCATGGGCAGTGTCGATTCGGTTATGTCGCTGCTCTCCGGGGGCTTTGATTCCACCGTGTCGAGTTACATGACCATGAAGCGGGGTTTGCGAACCCATTATTGCTTTTTTAATCTGGGCGGTCGTGAACACGAGATGGGCGTGCAAGAGGTGGCATTGTATCTTTGGCAAAAATTTGGGGCATCTCATCGCGTCAAATTCATCTCTGTGCCCTTTGAAGATGTGGTGGCGGAAATTTTAAAGAACGTCGAGAACTCGCAAATGGGGGTGATACTGAAGCGCATGATGTTGCGGGCGGCCTCCGAGCTCGCCGCGCAGTTGGAAGTGCCGGCATTGGTGACCGGGGAGAGCGTGGCGCAGGTGTCGAGTCAGACGCTGACCAATTTGAGCGTGATCGACAGCGTTACCGACACCTTGGTGCTGCGGCCATTAATTACCATGGATAAACTGGATATCATCAAAATAGCGGCGCAGATTGGTACCGAGGAATTTGCGGCTAATATGCCCGAATACTGCGGGGTGATATCGGTTAAGCCAACGACCAAGGCCAAGCCCGAGAAGATTGCGGCACAGGAGGCGTTGTTTGATTTTACTGTGTTAGAAAAAGCAGTCTCTTCTGCGCGCTTGATTAATATTGATGCCCTTGTCGATGAAGAATTTGCTCGCACAGAGGTTGAAGTGTTGCCGATCCCCTTACCTGGTGCAGTGATTATCGATGTGCGTCATCCCGATGAGATTGAGCGGCAACCCTTAGCGGTGGCTCAGGCTGATGTGGCGGAGATTCCCTTTTACGAGCTGCACCGGCGGGCGGCCTCCCTGGATCGCACAAAAATCTATCAGCTTTACTGCGACAAGGGGGTGATGAGTCGTCTTCACGCCGCCCATTTAATGGAGCAGGGATTTGAAAATATTAAGGTGTACCGTCCATCATGA
- a CDS encoding thioesterase family protein has protein sequence MTDQNITPLFEFTIEPRWFDADPLGHINHVQYFRYLEEARVKWMSSADYLRALSNDVAYVMLMVNVGLDFRREHHHPEALSALAYVSHVGNSSFRLHQQLFAKDSGELVAEGPASLVWVRLEDHKPERISDAMRELLGRHLRPE, from the coding sequence ATGACTGATCAGAATATTACCCCCTTATTTGAATTTACTATCGAGCCGCGCTGGTTTGATGCCGACCCCTTGGGGCATATCAATCACGTTCAGTATTTTCGCTACCTGGAAGAAGCCCGGGTTAAATGGATGAGCAGTGCTGACTATCTACGCGCTTTAAGCAACGATGTCGCCTACGTCATGTTGATGGTGAACGTGGGTTTGGATTTTCGCCGCGAGCATCATCACCCAGAAGCATTGAGTGCGCTGGCCTATGTCAGTCATGTCGGTAATAGCAGTTTTCGTCTGCATCAGCAGCTGTTTGCAAAAGATAGCGGAGAATTAGTCGCCGAGGGGCCTGCAAGTTTGGTGTGGGTCAGACTGGAAGATCATAAACCTGAGCGTATAAGCGATGCTATGCGAGAATTGTTAGGCCGACATTTGCGGCCAGAATAA